The sequence below is a genomic window from Chryseobacterium foetidum.
AACCGTTGAATTTATCTTCAAATGTTTCGGTAGATTTCCTTTCCGTTTCGAGATTGGTGTAGACTTTCGAAATTTCTTTGTCTAAATATTCCAGTCTTGGTGCAACCTGCTTTTGATAGTTTTCCAAATCCTGTCTGCGTTGCTCTTTCAGTTCCTGTTTTCTTTTAGCATTTGTTCCAAAACCAACTTTTCCACTTGTTAGATTAGATTGTTTACCTAAAATTTCTTTCTCTAATTCCACTGCCGCAGAATCATAAGATTTTTGATACTGAGCTGTTTTTTCTGCAATCAGATTTTTTTCAGTTTCAAAAGGTCCGCTTTGCTGAAGGATTCTCCCGTTCATCTGCTTTTGAAGTTCGGTTTTATTCCTTTGAATAATGGTGTTCAATTGCTTGTTGACCTCTTTTTCAAAAATTTTAAGTTCCAAAGGTTTAGAAATAATAATTCCTAAAAATGTAGCTAAAATTAATCTGGGAATAGACATTAAAATCTGATTCCACCACGTTCCTGTCTTTTTGATAGACGAAACGATGTATCTGTCTAAATTAAAAATCATCAAACCCCAAAGAATTCCAAAACCTGTGGATGCCCAAATGTTGTCGAAGATTGTGTACATCGCATAAGCTGCAGACAATGTTGCGAAAACTGCGGTAAACAAAACGATTCCACCAATTCCGGCAAATTTATTCCATTCGCTGGGTGTTTTTCTCAGGATGTGAATATTTCCTCCCGAACATATCAGCAAAAACTTCTGAAACCAGTTGATTCTGTGATTCGTTTGATATATAGCTGTTTGTGTGTTTTTCATTATAAAATTTTATACAAAATTAGTATATAAAGTCATACTATTGTTACAAATAGTAATAGGCTTTGCCAAGTATTTTGATTTTAACTAAAATTTGGTCTTGTTCAAATTGCATAATTCTTGTAGTATCATGCGCATCACAAAAAAATGTATTATGAAAAACAGTATTAAAATCTCAGCACTTTCTATTGCGCTTTTAATGGTTTCATGCAAAAATGAAGATCCTGTAGACAAAGAGCTGAAAGACGCGGCGATGAGCATGAATAAAATGACGCCCCAGCTTTTAACCGATGGAATAAGACTTGACAGTGTTTCTGCCGGACATTTAAGTTTAAAATACCACTACACCCTAACAGAAGATATCAAAGAAAATGTGACAGCTGAAGAAATTAAAGTTTTCAAAGATGAAGCAAAACTGGAAGCGGAGAAAAGTCTGAAATCTTCTCAGGAAATGGCAGATTTAAAAGATAAAAAAATAAAATTCGATTACATTTATTACGATAAAAACGGAAAAATAACTACTGATTTTTCGGTTACTCCCGAAGAATATAAATAATCTTTATTTTAAACGATCCGGATTCTGTTTGAGAAAACTTTCCCATCCCGAAAAAGATTTTGTACCGGATATCGTACCGGAATTAAAATGATGGCAAACCGCAACGGCCAAGCCATCGGAAGCATCAAGATATTTTGTGGGGAATTCTTTTAAATTCAACAGATTTTTAAGCATCCCCGCAACTTGTTCTTTGCTGGCATTTCCGTTTCCGGTGATCGCCATTTTCACTGATTTGGGAGAGTATTCTGAAATGGGAATATTTCTGTATAAACTTGCAGCCATCGCTACTCCCTGAGCTCTTCCCAATTTCAGCATTGACTGAACATTTTTTCCAAAGAAAGGTGCTTCGAGCGCCACTTCATCCGGATGAAATTCATCGATTAACGCTAAAGTTTTGTCGAAAATATATTTCAGTTTGGTTTCGTGGTTCGGATATTTTTTCAGGATCAGTTCATGAATGGAAATCATTTCCATTTTCCCTTTTTTTACCGAAATTAAACCAAATCCCATAATGGCTGTTCCGGGATCAATTCCTAAAATTATTTTCTCTGCTGAAATCATTGGTGCAAAGATATGTGAAGTTTTAGTTTATTTTAAATTCAAAACTGTTTTTAATTCTGCTGATTAACGCTCTCGATAAAATCAACAGCTTCTTTGATCTTCTGATGAGGTCTGAAAGCCGCATTTTTCCCTTTTTCCTCGTCAGCAATATTGGATAAAATAATAACGGAAGTTTTAGTTTCGGGATAGTAAATGTTGAGTGATGGCGCACCTTTCACGTAACCGCTGTGAAAATAAGTAACAGGTATGTTGTCATTCATCATAATTCCTAATCCATAACCCATTGTTCCGAAAACAGGATGTTGCCTTTCGGTACTTTTTGCCATAAATTTTTTAAGTGTTTCCGGATTAATGATTTTCCCGCCGTACAAAGCATTATTCCAGATATGTAAATCATCGATTGTCGATAAAACACCACCTGCAGGAATTCCGATTTCTTTTTTACCTAATCTTTTCGGCATTCCGTCAACCACTTTTTGAGATTTTGAATTTCCTACATAAGTTTCAGCAAAATTTTGTCCCTGAAATGCCGTTCCTGTTGAAGAGTTTTTCATTCCCACTTTTTTAAACAGATCAAGCATATTTTCATCAAAAGATTTTCCAGATACCACTTCCACAATTTTTCCTAAAGCATTGAAACCATCGTTGGAATAATTAAAACCAGAACCGCTTTTAAACATGAGTTTTTCGCCAAAATTATTCAGACCCGAACTGTGATTTAAAAGTTGATGAATTGTAATATCTTCATATTCTTTTTTCTGAAATTCTTTGATGTATTTTGAGGCTTTGTCTTCTAAATTAAGTTTACCGTTTTCCACTTCAAGCAAAATTAAAACTGCTGTAAACTGTTTGCTGATAGAAGCAATAGAGAAAACGGTAGATTTATCAATTTTAGTCTGATTTTCAAAATCTGAAAAGCCGTTATTTTTTCTGTACAGCTCGATACTGTCCTTAAAGATACCGACGCTTCCGTTGAATTGATACTGATTGAAAACCGAATCGATCTGTGAAGCAATCAATTTTTTTTTAAAATCTAAAACTGCCGAATCGGCGATGGCTTTCTGGTCAATTTTCTGAAAATTATTAGGTTTGTCACACGAGCAAACCAGAAATGTGAAGAAGAAAATGATTAATAGGTTTTTCATTATTTGGTTTAAATTACCTTTAAATATAATGAAAAATCTACATTTATTAGAGTTTTACATTTGCTTTAAAGTTCAACGAGAGAAAATCTTGTATTTCCTGAAGTAGAAATTGTTTTGGTAGAACCTGTAGTCTGCCAGATTCTTGGAGAAAGCTGTTGTCCTGCATTTAAAGACACTATTCCAGAAATGTAAGCAGTCGAGGTCGAAGTTATTGCTGATGGAAAAGCTTTCAAGTACTTTAAAAACAGTGAGTTGTATTCTATTTGTGCCTCAATCTGCGTATTTGCGTTGATAGCACCTGAATTGAACGAATAAATGAAAGAAACGGCATATATTCCCGTTCTGGGCGCTGTAAAAATACCGGTAGCTGCGTTGTAAGCACCTTCTGTGTTGTCTTTTATTGTTGCCCAATTGCTGACTGTTGTGAGTGTACTCACTGAGATGTTCTGAGCAACATTTTTCTGAGATAATACCTGTAATTTTCTTGCGACAGAAGGCATGCAAGACCATACCGTGCCATTTGAATATTCTAAACACTTGGTAGAAGTGTTGAACCGTACAGCACCCGCACCGGCCTGAGCGGCCGTTTGAGAAGTGTTTCCGATACCTATGGCAGAATTTCCGGAGGTTGCTCGGATATCAAGGTTTGCAATGGCAGTAGTTTTCCCGGCAGCTAATTTTCCTTCATCTGTAAAAATTACATCATCAGAAAACAACGCAGGATCAACTGTATTTGTGCCATTATTTGCCGCAGCGTCAATGTGCATAAGCGAAAGTGGCTTCTCTGTATTGATGCCCAATTGCGCAGCTACATTGCAACCAACAGAAGATAGTAAATATACGATTACTGTGAATAGAGGAAGATTTGTTTTCATTGTAAATGTTTTGAAATTTTAGTTTTCTTTTACGGAAAAGTTCTGAAAACCCTGAGAGCCAACAGATCCTACGTGCAGAGTTTTGTTCGTACCTAAATTGTGAAAAACTGACATTCTTACTTTTTGACCCGCTTGCAAATAGTAGTTTATTGTGCAGTTGTCACCTGCAAAAATTGAAGATCCAGCCGTAGGAAAGCTTGTTGTACACTTGTTTTGATCGATGATAGTATTAGAAGGATCCAGAATCTGGAAATTGATCTGTACGTAAGATCCGGAAACTACAGAGCTGCTTGCAAATAAAAAAGATCCATTGATCATGTAGACAGCATCTTTCGGTGAGGTAAAAACTCCATTTGAGAAACTTCCGCTGCCAAAAGTGTTGCTTACAACGGTTGGCCAGCTGGTGAGCACCGTAGCTGTATTATTATTCAGTGTAGTAGCTGTGGTGTTGTTAGTGACTGCCAATGTCATTTTTTCAGGCTGGCTTGATGAGTTCAGGTTTATCCATTCCAGTCCGTTTGAGTACTGCATTAAACCGGACTCATAACGTATCGCCCCTTCGCCTGCTTCATTTGCCGTGAGCGTATTGGAGCCGATTCCAATGGCATTCTGTGTAGAGCCCTGTGATCTTAAATCTAATCTTACTTTTGGATTTACCATACCTACACCTATATTTCCAGATGGAAGGACAATAAAGTCATTAGACTGCTGAGCAATTGTAATGCTTGTAGATGTAGCTGAACCGTTATCTTTTGCCCCGTCTATATGGAAAGATCCGAAAGGATTGCTTGTGTTGACTCCTACTTGCGAATACAATGTCTTTGTGAATACAAGTAATAATAGTAAAAATTTTATTTTAATTTTCATTTCATTTTAATTTTTAAAGTTCCACAATTGACATGATATTTGCCGAACTGTCATTTAGTAGATTTTTGACTGAGCCGGTATTATTAGTAATTGCAGGTCTTAAAGTGTCGCCTTTTTCCATTGTAATCTGTACATTACAGGATATTCCGAATAAGCTGCCCGAGCTGCTTCCTCCAGTTTCTCTGAGGCATTGATGAAGCTGTTCGCCAGATATAGGATTTACGTGTCTGAAAACTGCTGTGGCACTTCCCAAAGAAAGTGTAGTGCTGGAAAAGGCGACAAAAATATTTACGGAATAACTTCCTGCTTTGGGAGCCGTGAAAACACCAGTAGTGGCATTGAAAAATCCGGGATTTGCGTAGACACCTGCGTTTGTGTAATAAGCCTGAAAGTCTGAAGACAGATTCCAGGTAGCTATATTGGTGGTTGCGTTATTATTAATATTCCCTGTGAATGCAGTAGTAGCCCGAATGTATATTTTTTTAGGGCTTGAAGATATTTCAAACCAGCTGTTGTCTTTAGAAAAAAGAATTTTTCCGCCTGCTTCTGGAGTATACTGTATGGCACCATCACCAGCATCTGAAGCTGTTTGGTTTGTGCTGCCCACAGCGATGAATCCCTGATTGCCGGAGTTTCTTGTATCTACTTTGGTTCTCGGTGTATCGCTGCCGAGAGATAACTGACCTGTAGGCCAAATAAAAATGTCATTATTTTTCTGCGAGGTGCTGGGAGCAGTGATCGGAGGATTGTCACCGGAACCGTCTATATGAAAGACGGTTTGCGGATTTGTTGTATTAATGCCAATCTGAGCATTTATTAGTGTACAATTCGTAAGTAGGAAAATGAAAAGGCTCTTTTTTATATCTCGAGCATTGTTAATTTTCATAAGTATTTTGCTTTATATTAAAATATTATTGATAAAATATTTTATACGTGTATAAAATTACTGATTTTACTAATTATGGTTTCAAATATACATAAATGAAATTTAAAGTCTTGATTGTGTGATTTGTAAAATCGATGAAGAACATTCATGAATTTAAAAAGAGAAAACGGTGAATTAACGTTTTAATCGATTGATTAATACGCTCCTTTGCGTGAAATTGAATTCCAGAATTATTTGTGTAGATCAGGATTTTATGAAAACAAGATAAATATCCTCGTAATCATAATCTTACAAATTCTTTAGGAATATATCGGACAATATATTTGTGAGGAAATAGTGAGTAACTCCTTGTGTACGTTTTGCTATCTAAAATTTTACCTTCAGCTACAACTTGTGAATTTTTTCCCGCCAAAGGAGATTTGTTGGAAGTTGAGTATATGTTTGCTGAAAAATCCTAGATTTTTAAAGATGTAAATTAAGAAAATGACTACATTTTTATTAAAGACTGATCAAAAATTTTCGTAATGATCTGTAATTCTTACAATATTCATTGATACTTAGCTTTGAATTTTAAACGGAAAAATGCCAACATTTATTTCTCTATCAAATCACAAAACCAAAAAACATATTCTCCGCTGTCGTTTTCGTCAGTTCTTGGTTGGGGATAGGTTTTCATCACGGTTTCTCCAATTTCAATTTCAATTTTATTTTTAAAAATCGGCCCATCAAAGGTGAATGTGTGAAATTCTCCGTTTTCTCCGCAGGGATCGACGTTTACGGGTAAATCTTTAATGAAATCTCTATCAATAATTCTTCCTGCAAAACTTTTATCTAAATATGTTTCGTTGACGCAGGTGACAATGGTTTTAAAACCCAGATCTAAAAATTCATGGATGAGGTCGGTTGTGTTTTGCTTCCACAAAGGAAAAACAGCTTTCATTCCGATGGTTTCCAATTGTTTCTCCCGATATTCCTTTAAATCTTCCAGAAAAATATCTCCAAAAATAGAATGCGTAACCCCTTGAGATTTGATTTCGCTCATCGTTTTCGACATAATTTCATGGTATTCTTCCATCGAAGGCTCTTTTGGGATTTCCATTTTGATTAAATTTGAACCTAAACTTTCTGCCTGTTTTTCCAGTAAAGAAACTGGTACGCCGTGCATTGAAATTCTTTGAAATTCTTTATTGATGCTGGTCAGCAGGGAAGTGACTTCAAATTGGTCGTCTTTTAAAATTTTGTATAAAGCAAGAGCAGAATCTTTTCCGCTGCTCCAGTTGAAGATGGCTTTTGGTTTCATTTTTATTTTGAATAGAGCAAATATAAATTGTCGACAAAGCTTTTTTTAGTAAATTTTTGTACAGTCACTTCATCATAAAATGCCAAATATTTATAATCAGGGAATTCTTTTTTTAATTTTTCAAACTTACGTTTTGCTATTTTTTTTCCATCAAGATAATAGAAATCTGGTGGTTTTGGATTTGTAATTACAACCGCACCAATTGTTACATATCTTTCTTCTATTTCAAAGTTTTCTTTTATTAGAAGTTCAGTTGTTCTAAAAGTTGAGGATTTATAATCTGTAAATTCTTTATTGTTAGCTTCTAAAACAGTATAATCAATTCTGATAATATTATATTCTGATAATATTTTTTCTGGAAATTTCAGTGTAAAATTTCCCTTTTCATCGGCTTTTGCTGAATACAGTTTTTCTAAAGTAACCAAAGAAATTTCTCCAGAAACTAGTTTTCTTTTCTCTTTTGAAACTAATTTACCTTTAATTTCAATTTCATTTTGATGAATATTTTCAATCAAAGATTTATTTTCATTTTGAGCATGTATGCTTGTTACTGATGTTAATGTCAAGACTAAAAGAAATCTTGAAAAAGCAGGTTTTATAAAAGATTTTTTGCCACAAATTGAATCATTACTTTCTGTAATCTCATGAATTTCAGATTCTGAAAGTTTATCCAGATCCCAAACTTTTTTATTGCATACATCACAATGTTTTCCATTTGCAACTTCAAGCATGTCATCCCAACGCTGCTGACAAGCTTCTTTTATTTGGAATTGTTTTTTCATCTTAGGGTTTTATTTAAATCTAAAATACAAAAAAACCTCAAAGAAAATCCTTGAGGTTTGATTTATATTTAAACAGTTAGTAGTAAAAACTGCCTGTCCGGCTACGGACTACATATTTCTACGATATTTACCACCCACTTCAAACAAAGCATTGGTAATCTGCCCAAGCGAACAGTATTTCACGGCATCCATCATCACATTAAATAAATTCTGCTGATTGATGGCAGCGTGTTGTAAAGTTTTCAGAGCGGCTTCGGATTTATCCTCATTAGATTTCTGGAAGTTATGAAGTGTTTCAATCTGAACCTGTTTTTCTTCCTCAGTCGAACGGATCACTTCTCCCGGACGAACCGTTGG
It includes:
- a CDS encoding Dph6-related ATP pyrophosphatase, yielding MKPKAIFNWSSGKDSALALYKILKDDQFEVTSLLTSINKEFQRISMHGVPVSLLEKQAESLGSNLIKMEIPKEPSMEEYHEIMSKTMSEIKSQGVTHSIFGDIFLEDLKEYREKQLETIGMKAVFPLWKQNTTDLIHEFLDLGFKTIVTCVNETYLDKSFAGRIIDRDFIKDLPVNVDPCGENGEFHTFTFDGPIFKNKIEIEIGETVMKTYPQPRTDENDSGEYVFWFCDLIEK
- the ruvC gene encoding crossover junction endodeoxyribonuclease RuvC — encoded protein: MSAEKIILGIDPGTAIMGFGLISVKKGKMEMISIHELILKKYPNHETKLKYIFDKTLALIDEFHPDEVALEAPFFGKNVQSMLKLGRAQGVAMAASLYRNIPISEYSPKSVKMAITGNGNASKEQVAGMLKNLLNLKEFPTKYLDASDGLAVAVCHHFNSGTISGTKSFSGWESFLKQNPDRLK
- a CDS encoding serine hydrolase domain-containing protein; this translates as MKNLLIIFFFTFLVCSCDKPNNFQKIDQKAIADSAVLDFKKKLIASQIDSVFNQYQFNGSVGIFKDSIELYRKNNGFSDFENQTKIDKSTVFSIASISKQFTAVLILLEVENGKLNLEDKASKYIKEFQKKEYEDITIHQLLNHSSGLNNFGEKLMFKSGSGFNYSNDGFNALGKIVEVVSGKSFDENMLDLFKKVGMKNSSTGTAFQGQNFAETYVGNSKSQKVVDGMPKRLGKKEIGIPAGGVLSTIDDLHIWNNALYGGKIINPETLKKFMAKSTERQHPVFGTMGYGLGIMMNDNIPVTYFHSGYVKGAPSLNIYYPETKTSVIILSNIADEEKGKNAAFRPHQKIKEAVDFIESVNQQN
- a CDS encoding DUF4407 domain-containing protein; protein product: MKNTQTAIYQTNHRINWFQKFLLICSGGNIHILRKTPSEWNKFAGIGGIVLFTAVFATLSAAYAMYTIFDNIWASTGFGILWGLMIFNLDRYIVSSIKKTGTWWNQILMSIPRLILATFLGIIISKPLELKIFEKEVNKQLNTIIQRNKTELQKQMNGRILQQSGPFETEKNLIAEKTAQYQKSYDSAAVELEKEILGKQSNLTSGKVGFGTNAKRKQELKEQRRQDLENYQKQVAPRLEYLDKEISKVYTNLETERKSTETFEDKFNGFAARLQALDELGKNSAIIATAAAFIMGLFICLEISPVLVKLISSVGPYDYLLEKTENDFRLYSKEKIEKGNAQTDFRIDDFKENLKGKI